The following coding sequences lie in one Equus przewalskii isolate Varuska chromosome 25, EquPr2, whole genome shotgun sequence genomic window:
- the CCDC177 gene encoding coiled-coil domain-containing protein 177: MVDPVPEEEKAGAEPGGSGGDGAGASVPPDAQGAQQPAASSASASASASAAVPRKGEVPCAAEGGRREQSPLLHLDLFNFDCPEAEGSRYVLTSPRSLEACARCAVKPVELLPRALADLVREAPGRSMRVATGLYEAYEAERRAKLQQCRAERERIVREEKRRLFTPLGPAAAAAPAPSAGSSSSCSSASLPASPAPRAARKASSSPSPARTQPRPAASRAGRKSHSLDSLSRRREGALSSESGASSSSYSGESLRELRWPPRAPARNSCPAGSASSALNPLGRPSALALVPLTGRSFSLGDLSHSPQTAQHVERIVRQVRAERGLRGVPERDRKIAALMLARHQEERLLLEQRAAAHGQWEQQRVRAEQRREREEREKQRALEQGRRAWAAQVEERRGRRGREEREAARRRQRQCERSEERRRELAERQGLLRRERAERAAREDRLRKLQQEQNLKQREEGLQEGRERAEQVRRERAQRAARAKQRQEGQLQREKRELSRAERARHEALLQGRARQEHEEREGLRSSLEASLGRAQENYEQLVEQRTRELRERARREELQGRRAKEAAERKEREHQAHLEALARAGERRLQHAAQAAEEAVQQKARRVGQSRLEKERTQRANKEKVERDEDCRRQELLQAIGRKLERSEQLSRERRSALESARSTARASFHVREKVREETNTRSFDRMVREAQLHASLDRK, encoded by the coding sequence ATGGTGGACCCCGTGCCTGAAGAGGAGAAGGCGGGAGCTGAGCCCGGAGGCTCGGGTGGGGACGGAGCCGGCGCGTCTGTGCCCCCTGACGCCCAAGGCGCCCAGCAGCCTGCGGCCTCTTCGGCCTCGGCCTCGGCCTCGGCCTCTGCGGCGGTGCCCCGCAAGGGTGAAGTCCCGTGCGCAGCAGAAGGCGGGCGGCGGGAGCAGTCCCCGCTGCTACACCTCGATCTCTTCAACTTCGACTGTCCGGAGGCCGAGGGCAGTCGCTACGTGCTGACCAGCCCCCGCTCGCTAGAGGCCTGCGCCCGCTGCGCGGTCAAGCCGGTGGAGCTGCTGCCACGGGCCCTGGCGGACCTGGTGCGCGAGGCCCCCGGCCGCTCCATGCGAGTGGCCACGGGTCTGTACGAGGCCTACGAGGCGGAGCGGCGCGCCAAGCTGCAGCAGTGCCGGGCCGAGCGCGAGCGCATCGTGCGCGAGGAGAAGCGGCGCCTCTTCACGCCGCTGGGCCCCGCGGCCGCCGCGGCCCCGGCCCCCAGCgcgggcagcagcagcagctgcagcagcgcCAGTCTGCCGGCCTCGCCCGCGCCGCGTGCCGCCCGCAAGGCCTCCTCCAGTCCTTCTCCGGCCCGGACCCAACCTCGGCCCGCGGCTTCGCGGGCGGGTAGGAAGAGCCATTCGCTAGACTCGCTGTCCCGCCGGCGCGAGGGCGCCCTCAGCTCCGAGTCCGGCGCGTCATCGTCGTCCTACAGCGGGGAGAGCCTGCGGGAGCTGCGCTGGCCGCCGCGGGCCCCGGCCAGGAACAGCTGCCCGGCGGGGTCCGCGTCCTCCGCCCTCAACCCTCTGGGCCGCCCGTCCGCCCTGGCCCTGGTTCCGCTCACCGGCCGCAGCTTCAGCCTCGGAGACCTGAGCCACTCGCCGCAGACGGCTCAGCACGTGGAGCGCATCGTGCGCCAAGTACGCGCCGAGCGGGGCCTGCGCGGGGTGCCCGAGCGCGACCGCAAGATCGCGGCGCTGATGCTGGCGCGGCACCAGGAGGAGCGCCTGTTGCTGGAGCAGCGCGCCGCAGCCCACGGCCAGTGGGAGCAGCAGCGTGTGCGCGCCGAACAGCGGCGGGAGCGCGAGGAGCGCGAGAAGCAGCGCGCCCTGGAGCAGGGCCGCCGGGCCTGGGCCGCGCAGGTGGAGGAGCGGCGCGGCCGCCGGGGCCGCGAGGAGCGCgaggcggcgcggcggcggcagcggcagtGCGAGCGCAGCGAGGAGCGGCGGCGGGAGCTGGCCGAGCGCCAGGGCCTGCTGCGGCGCGAGCGGGCGGAGCGCGCGGCCCGGGAGGACCGGCTGCGCAAGTTGCAGCAGGAGCAGAACCTGAAGCAGCGGGAGGAGGGCCTGCAGGAAGGGCGGGAGCGCGCGGAGCAGGTCCGCAGGGAGCGCGCCCAGCGCGCAGCCCGCGCCAAGCAGCGGCAGGAGGGCCAGCTACAGCGGGAGAAGCGGGAGCTGAGCCGGGCCGAGCGGGCGCGCCACGAGGCGCTGCTGCAAGGCCGGGCCCGGCAGGAGCACGAGGAGCGAGAGGGCCTGCGGAGCTCCCTGGAGGCCAGTTTGGGCCGCGCGCAGGAGAACTACGAGCAGTTGGTGGAGCAGCGCACCCGGGAGCTGCGCGAGCGGGCCCGGCGGGAGGAGCTGCAGGGCCGGCGGGCCAAGGAGGCTGCCGAGCGCAAAGAGCGGGAGCATCAGGCACACCTGGAGGCGCTAGCCCGGGCAGGGGAGCGGCGGCTGCAGCACGCGGCGCAGGCGGCCGAGGAGGCGGTGCAGCAGAAGGCACGGCGCGTGGGCCAGAGCCGGTTGGAGAAGGAGCGGACCCAGCGCGCCAACAAGGAGAAGGTGGAGAGGGACGAAGACTGCCGCCGGCAGGAGCTGCTCCAAGCCATCGGGCGCAAGCTGGAGCGCAGCGAGCAGCTGTCGCGGGAGCGACGTAGCGCGCTGGAGAGCGCACGCTCCACAGCCCGGGCCTCTTTCCACGTGCGTGAGAAGGTGCGAGAGGAGACCAACACGCGCTCCTTCGACCGCATGGTGCGCGAGGCCCAGCTGCACGCCAGCCTGGACCGCAAATGA